A stretch of Blastocatellia bacterium DNA encodes these proteins:
- a CDS encoding zinc-binding dehydrogenase produces MKAVRFHAHGDVDVLRYEDVPEPQIGPTEVLVRVRACALNHLDLWLRRGLPGRSIPLPRIVGSDIAGEIAEVGSAVTRVTVGQRVLISPGLSCGQCPACLDGRDNFCPDYEVIGSNRSDGGYAEYVKVPEVNIVPLPDHISFEEAAAFPLVFLTAWHMLVTRAGVRPGETVLVIAAGSGVGMAAIQIAKLFGARVLATAGTEAKLEKAKALGADEVINHSTQDLLQEVKRLTERRGVDIVIEHVGTAVFEKCVLSLVPGGRLVTCGVTSGYQTQLDIRYLFSRQLSLLGSFMGSKGELLEAFTFFVQGRLKPVIDRVFPLEEAAAAQRRMEERGHFGKILLKP; encoded by the coding sequence ATGAAAGCCGTTCGATTCCATGCGCATGGCGATGTCGACGTCCTCCGATACGAGGATGTCCCTGAACCGCAGATCGGCCCCACGGAAGTCCTCGTCCGCGTGCGGGCCTGCGCCCTCAATCACCTCGACCTTTGGCTCCGACGGGGATTGCCCGGCCGCTCGATTCCGCTCCCTCGTATCGTGGGCAGCGATATCGCTGGTGAGATCGCCGAGGTCGGATCGGCCGTCACGCGCGTGACGGTTGGACAGCGTGTCCTCATCTCGCCTGGCCTCAGTTGCGGACAATGTCCGGCATGCCTCGACGGTCGAGATAATTTCTGTCCCGATTACGAGGTCATCGGCTCAAACCGCTCCGACGGCGGATACGCGGAGTACGTCAAGGTGCCCGAGGTCAACATCGTCCCCCTCCCCGATCATATCAGCTTCGAGGAAGCGGCGGCGTTCCCCCTGGTCTTCCTCACGGCTTGGCATATGCTCGTGACCCGGGCCGGTGTGCGACCGGGCGAGACCGTGCTCGTCATCGCTGCTGGAAGCGGCGTTGGAATGGCGGCCATTCAAATCGCTAAGCTCTTCGGCGCGCGCGTCCTGGCGACGGCCGGAACCGAGGCGAAGCTGGAGAAGGCAAAAGCGCTAGGCGCCGACGAGGTCATCAATCATTCGACCCAGGACCTGCTTCAAGAAGTGAAGCGCTTGACCGAGCGGCGCGGCGTCGACATCGTCATCGAGCACGTTGGCACGGCCGTCTTCGAGAAGTGCGTCCTCAGCCTCGTTCCGGGCGGGCGGCTGGTGACGTGCGGCGTCACAAGCGGCTATCAAACGCAACTCGACATCCGCTACCTCTTCAGTCGCCAACTGAGCTTGCTCGGATCATTTATGGGCAGCAAAGGGGAACTCCTCGAAGCCTTCACCTTCTTCGTGCAGGGCCGTCTCAAGCCGGTCATTGATCGTGTCTTCCCACTGGAAGAAGCAGCGGCCGCGCAGCGGCGCATGGAGGAGCGAGGTCACTTCGGCAAGATCCTCTTGAAACCGTAA
- a CDS encoding acyl-CoA dehydrogenase family protein, translating into MPVELTQEQQQVRHLIREFAEAEIAPHVREWDEAEHFPRELIPKLGELGVLGAIFPEEYGGAALTSLEYALIIEELARVDPAIALTVAAHTGLCANHIFLAGTPEQKRRYLLPLARGEKLGAWGLTEATSGSDASHMRTTAVKREGTWVLNGAKNFTTNGSCADIYIIFAVTDRAQEKKGISAFIVERGTLGLRPGRKEKKLGMRASDTAQVLLEECLVPEENLLGTLNLGFIDALRVLDGGRITIAALAVGLAQGAYEAALRYARERWAFGKPIAEFQAIQFKLADMATQIEAARLLTYHAAERKAQGYRVTKEASMAKLFASEMAVRVCEEAIQIFGGYGYIRDYPVEKFWRDAKLLTIGEGTSEIQRLVIAREILRGT; encoded by the coding sequence TTGCCTGTCGAATTGACGCAAGAGCAGCAACAGGTCCGGCACCTGATTCGCGAATTCGCCGAGGCCGAGATCGCCCCTCACGTGAGGGAATGGGATGAGGCCGAGCATTTCCCACGCGAGCTGATTCCGAAGCTGGGCGAGTTGGGCGTACTCGGGGCGATCTTCCCGGAAGAATATGGGGGAGCGGCGCTGACGTCTTTGGAGTACGCCCTCATCATCGAGGAGTTGGCGCGGGTGGATCCGGCGATCGCCCTCACGGTCGCCGCACATACGGGTCTGTGCGCGAACCATATTTTCCTGGCGGGCACGCCGGAGCAAAAGCGGAGGTACCTGCTGCCACTGGCTCGTGGTGAGAAGTTGGGCGCATGGGGATTGACCGAAGCGACAAGCGGCAGCGACGCATCGCACATGCGCACGACGGCCGTGAAGCGTGAGGGAACCTGGGTCCTCAATGGAGCGAAGAACTTCACGACCAACGGCTCGTGCGCGGACATCTACATCATCTTCGCCGTTACTGATCGCGCGCAGGAGAAGAAAGGCATCTCGGCCTTCATCGTGGAGCGAGGAACGCTAGGTCTTCGCCCCGGGCGAAAAGAGAAGAAGCTCGGCATGCGGGCCAGCGATACGGCGCAAGTGCTTTTGGAAGAATGTCTGGTCCCCGAGGAGAATCTGCTCGGGACGCTGAACCTGGGGTTCATAGACGCCCTGCGCGTGCTCGATGGCGGACGAATCACCATCGCGGCCCTAGCCGTTGGACTCGCCCAAGGCGCTTACGAGGCCGCCTTGCGATACGCGCGCGAGCGCTGGGCCTTTGGCAAGCCGATCGCCGAATTCCAAGCGATTCAGTTCAAGCTCGCCGATATGGCCACTCAAATCGAAGCTGCGCGGTTGCTCACCTATCACGCGGCGGAGCGAAAGGCACAGGGGTACCGCGTCACGAAAGAGGCCTCGATGGCCAAACTCTTCGCTTCGGAAATGGCCGTGCGCGTTTGCGAGGAGGCCATTCAGATCTTCGGCGGCTATGGGTACATCCGGGATTATCCGGTTGAGAAGTTCTGGCGAGATGCGAAGCTGCTGACGATCGGCGAAGGGACGAGTGAGATTCAACGCCTCGTCATCGCCCGCGAGATCCTACGCGGCACTTGA